Within the Microbacterium sp. 1S1 genome, the region GTCCGTCGTCGTGGAGGATCGGAAGCACACGGAGCGGACTCCCTGGGTCTGGATCTCGCTCGCCGCCGCGTTCCTCGGCTGGGTGCTCATCCTCGTCCTGGGGATGCGGAATCCGAGCAATCCGTCCCAGCTGTACGACGGCCTGTTCCACCTGAACGCCGTCGAGTTCATCGCGTCGACGGGTGACGCCTCGCCCTTCCACATGACGATGGCCACGCCCAGCCAGGAGACCTCGTTCTACCCGACGCTGTGGCACGCTCTCGTCAGCCTGGTGGTCCCCGTCTCCGGAGGGGTCGTGACGGCGACCAACGTCACCACCGTGGCCGTCGTCGCCCTCATCTGGCCGGTGGCGCTGGCCACCCTCACGTCCGTGGTCTTCCCGCAGCGCCCGCAGGCGGCGCGCTGGGCGCCCGTGCTCGCTTTCGGCTTCAGCGTCTTCCCGCTCGGTTTCCTGAACTGGGGCGTCCTCTACCCCAACCTCCTGGGCACCCTGCTGGTGCCCATCCTCATCGCCGCCGTGCTGCTGACGTGCGTGGCCGACCTCGGCTGGCGTCGTCGCACCCTGCGCATCCTGGTCGCCCTCGCGGCGACCGCGGCCACGGCCCTCGGCCACCCATCGGCGCTGCTCGGCGCCATCGCTCTTCTCGTCCCGTTTCTGCTCTGGCGTGCCTGGCGCGTGGCCGCGCGAGGGGGGAGGCGCACACGCGTCATCGTCGGCGCGATCGTCGTGATCGGTGCCGTCGCGCTCGTGGCGGTGTGGATCGAAGCGAACGTGACGACGCACGAGTGGCTCCCGACGCAGACGGTCGCGCAGTCCCTCGGCGAGGTGGCCTTCCTCAGTCCCGTGGACCGCAGCACGGGCCTCCTCCTCGGGCCGCTCGCCGCGGTCGGGATCTGGCGCGTCGTGAAGGACCGCCGCTGGTGGATCGTCGGCGCTTACGGCGTGAGCATCGTCCTGTACGTCATCGCCGCCTGGCTTCCCGTGCTCGCCGTGCGCAGCTTCTTCGTCGGCGTCTGGTACGACGACACCACGCGGGTCGCCGCACTGCTCGCGATGTGGGGAATCCCGCTCGCTGCGCTCGGTGCGGCGTGGGTGGCGGATGCCCTCACGACCCTGTACCGGGCCGGTCGCCGGCGCCTGGTGGTCGGACTGGTGGTCCTCATCGCCGTCGCCGCGGCGAGTCATCTGCTCGCCGTCCGCAACGACCTCCGCTATCTGCGCGACGTCAGCTTCCGCTTCGACGAGGCCTCGCAGGGGCTGTCACCCGACGAAGCCGCACTCTTCGCACGCATCGACGACGAGGTCCCCGAAGATGCCGTGGTCATCGGGGACCCGCTCACCGGCGCCGGGCTTCTGTTCGCGTACACCGGCCACGACGTCGTCTTCCCTCACGTGACCGGGAACTACGGGTCGGACGCCGCGTTGCTCGCGCGTCAGCTCGCGCAGGGCACCCCTGCGGTGTGCGAGGCGGCGGAGCGCATCGGGGTGACCTACGCGGTCGACTTCGGTGACACGGTGCTCTTCCAGAACCACTACACGACGTACGACGGACTGCACGACCTGGCGGACTCCCCGATCCTGACGGAGGTCGATCGTGTGGGCGATGCGGTCCTCTACGAGGTCACGGGTTGCGACTAGCGTCCCGCTCGTTCTCCTGGGCTTCGAGCAGGGCGATCTTCCGCGCGAGCAGGGTGAGCTGACGCTGCAGCGCGATGTTGCGCCTGTACTGCGAGTACACGAACGCGAGGAACATCACGATCAAGCCGTAGAGCACGAGATCGGTGCCGCGACCGACCCCGACGAGGCTCGCGAGCCAGCTCAACCACTGCGGGAAGAGCACGGACAGCACGGCGACGACGACGAACAACCCCATGAGGAGGCGTCGGATCGCCAGGTGACTGTCGGCACCCGTGCGGCGCATCATGAAGACGGCGAGGACGATGATCGCCGCGATGAGCAGGAACTGGATCCACATGATCAGCGCACCACCAGGTCGACGAGGATGTTCACGGAGTTCAGCACGCTCTGGCCCTTCGCCTTCGAGTAGTCGGTGTAGAGGAGCTCCACGGGGTACTCCTTCCACGGCAGGCCCGTGCGGCCGAGCTCGAGGACGATCTCGGTGGCGTGGGCCATGCGGTCCTGCTTCAGCTCGATGGCCGCCGCGGCGTCGCGGCGGATCACGCGGAGTCCGTTATGGGCGTCCGTGAGCTTGAGGCTCGTCGTGAGGTTCGTGACCCACACCGCCGTCTTGAGGATGACCTTCTTCATCCATCCAGGGTTGGTGCGGTCGTCCAGGAACCGGGAACCGAACACGATGGCGACATCGTCGCGGCGGGCGAGCGCGAGCATGCCGAGGGCGTCCTCCACGCGGTGCTGACCGTCGGCGTCGAACGTGACGATGTAGTCGCACTCCGGGTGGGCGAGAGCGAAGGCGATGCCCGTCTGGAGCGCGGCCCCCTGCCCGAGGTTCACCGGATGCTGCACGAGATGTGCCCCGGCGGCGGCGGCCTCCGCGGCCGAGCCATCGCTGGACCCGTCGTCCACGCAGACGATGTGCGAGAAGTGCGGCTTCAGGCTCTCGATGACGCCGCCGATCACGCTGGCTTCGTTGTAGAGGGGGATGACGACCCAGGCGCGGGGATCGGCGGGGGAGGGCGCGGGGACGCTCGAGGACATGGTTCTATTGTGTCAGGTGTCGATTCGGGCGCCGGTCCACCGAGCAGCAGGGGCAGGATGTCGAGGAGACGACGCGCCGTCATCGCGACACGGCTGTACACGCCGGAAGTGACCGCGGCGAGTTTCCGGATGGAGGCGCTCGCCCAGGCACTGGCGGACGACTCCGATGTCACCGTCCTGAGCACGAAGCCCCCGCGCGACACCGTGATCGCCGACGCCCCGGGGGTGGTCGTGCGGCGCGCGCCGGTGCTGAGAGATCGCAGCGGCGCCATCCGCGGGTATGTCCCGTACCTGTCGTTCGACGTCCCCCTCTTCTTCCGGCTGCTGGTCCGGCGGAGCGACGTGATCGTCGCCGAGGCGCCGCCGACGACCGGGTTCGCGGCCGCGATCGCCGCGCTCCTCACCCGACGCCCGCTGGTGTACTACCCGGGCGACGTGTGGACCGATGCGGTCGCGTCTATGGACGCCCCCGGTCCCGTGGTCGCCGTGATGCGGTTCGTCGAGCGCTTCGTCCTGCGCCGCGCGGCACGGTCGCTGGCCGTCTCGAACGAGGTCGCCGACCGGCTCGCCGCGATCGGCGGGCGACCCGAGCGTGTCGTGACGGTCGGCAACGGGATCGACACCGCGGTCTTCCGCCCTGACGTCGTGCCGCACGAGGCGGAGCGGCCCTACTTCGTCTACACCGGCACGATGTCGGAGTGGCAGCAGCCGGACGTGTTCATCCGCGCGCTCGCTCTGCTCCCGGATCAGGAGGTCGAGCTCCGCTTCTTCGGACAGGGAGCGGTGGAGGCAGAGCTGAAGGACCTCGCCGCTCAGCTCGCTCCGGGGCGCGTGCACTTCGGAGGGCTCGTCGGGCCCGCGACCTCGGCGTCCTGGATCCGCGGGGCGGTCGGCGCGCTGGTGAGTATCGTCCCCGGCATCGGCTACGACTTCGCGCGGCCGACCAAGACGTATGCCGCCGCAGCGGTGGGGACCCCGGTGCTCTTCACCGGCGCGGAGACGGGCGGAGACGTCGTGCGTGCGGGTGGACTCGGCGAAGCCGTCGGATTCGACCCGGAGGAAGTGGCCGCGGCCATGCGGCGGCTGCTCGACGCGCGGGCGACAGGGGAGACCGAACACGCCAGGGCGGGCCGCGCCGCGTGGGCGGTCGACAACGCCTCGCTCACCACCGTCGGTGCCCGTGCCGCTGACGTCGTTCGCGGCGCGTGTCGAGGTACGCGGAGCAACGCCAAGTAGAATCTCGTCAGTGCTGCCTCATCGCGCAGCGTGCAAGGAGCCCCGTGACTGAAACCTCCCGCGTGCGGATCGTCGATTCCGCCGATGTGTCCGCCGACGCCGTCATCGGCGACGGATCCTCCATCTGGCACCTCGCCCAGGTCCGCGAGCAGGCCCGCCTCGGCGAGAACTGCATCGTCGGCCGCGGCGCGTACATCGGTACCGGCGTGGAGATGGGCGACAACTGCAAGGTGCAGAACTACGCCCTCGTCTACGAGCCCGCCAAGCTCGGCGACGGCGTCTTCATCGGTCCCGCCGTCGTGCTCACCAACGACACCTACCCGCGCGCCATCAATGCGGACGGCAGCCTGAAGAGCGCGCACGACTGGGAGCCGGTCGGGGTCACCATCGAGCGCGGCGCGTCGATCGGTGCCCGCGCGACCTGCGTTGCGCCGGTGACGATCGGCGCCTGGGCGACGGTCGCTGCCGGAGCCGTGGTCGTCAAGGACGTCCCGGCGCACGCCCTCGTCGCCGGCGTCCCCGCGCGACGCATCGGCTGGGTCGGTGAGGCGGGTGTTCCGCTCACCCGCGCCGACGACGATCACACCTGGGTGTGCCCCGCCACCGGGACACGCTTCATCGAGACCGACGGAACACTGACCAAGGAGACCGTGTGAGCGAGTTCATTCCCCCCGCCAAGCCCCTCATCGGCGACGAAGAGCGGGAGGCCGTCGACCGCGTCCTCCGCAGCGGCATGGTGGCACAGGGCCCCGAGGTCGCCGCCTTCGAGCAGGAGTTCTCGGCGCACTTCGTGCCCGGTCGGCCCTCCGTGGCAGTCAACTCGGGCACCGCCGGCCTGCACCTCGGACTGCTCGCCGCCGGCGTCGGCCCCGGGGACGAGGTCATCGTGCCGTCCTTCACCTTCGCCGCGACCGGCAACTCCGTCGCGCTCACCGGCGGCACCCCGGTCTTCGTCGACATCGAACCGGACACCTTCTCCCTGGACCCGGAGGCGGTCGCCGCGGCGATCACTCCGAAGACCAAGGGCATCCTCCCCGTGCACCTCTACGGCCACCCCGCTCGGATGCGGGAGCTCGAGACGCTCGCGGCAGAGCGCGGTGTCGCCCTGTACGAGGACGCTGCACAGGCGCACGGCGCGTCGCTCGACGGCCGCCCCGTCGGCTCCTTCGGCGAGTTCGCGATGTTCAGCCTCTATCCGACGAAGAACATGACCAGTGGTGAGGGCGGCATGGTGACGACGGCGACCGAGGAGATCGCCCGTCAGGTCAAGCTGCTGCGCAACCAGGGCATGGAGCGGCAGTACGAGAACGAGATTGTGGGCTTCAACGCCCGCATGACCGACATCCATGCCGCGATCGGACGAGTGCAGCTGACCAAGGTCGACGCCTGGACGAAGACCCGCCAGGAGAACGCCGCCTTCCTCGACGCGAACCTGCAGGGCGTCGTCGTCCCGCCGGTCGCCGACGGCGCCGTGCACGTGTACCACCAGTACACGATCCGCGTCCCCGAGGACCGGGACGGCTTCGTCGCCGCGCTGAAGAACGAGTACAACGTCGGCGCCGGCGTGTACTACCCGATCCCGAACCACCGCCTCCCGTCGCTGACGCACTTCGCTCCGGGCCTCGACCTGCCGGAGACCGAGCGTGCGGCGCGCGAGGTCGCTTCGCTGCCGGTGCATCCATCACTCAGTCAGGACGACCTCGAGCGCATCGTCGCCGCGGTGAACGCCGTCGCGAAGGCGGGTGCCTGATGGCAGACCTGCGCGCCGGCCTCCTCGGCGTCGGGATGATGGGCCGCCACCACGCCCGCGTACTGCGCGAACTGGACGGTGTGGAGCTCGTCGCGATCGCCGACCCCGGTGGCGACCCGCACGGCGTCGCCGGCGACCTGGAGATCCTTCCCGACATCGATGCGCTCATCGGCGTCGGCATCGATGTCGCCGTCGTGGCCGTTCCGACGCAGTTCCACGAGGATGCGGCGCTCAAGCTCGCCGCCGCCGGCGTGCACACGCTGGTCGAGAAGCCGATCGCCCACAGCGTCGAGGCCGGCCAGCGCATGGTCGACGCCTTCGCTGCGGCCGGACTCGTCGGGGCGGTCGGGCATATCGAGCGCTTCAACCCCGCCGTGCAGGAGCTGCGTCGCCGGATCGAAGCCGGCGAACTCGGCGCCGTGTACCAGGTGGTCACCCGCCGCCAGGGTCCGTTCCCGTCGCGGATCGCCGATGTCGGCGTGGCGAAGGACCTCGCCTCGCACGACGTCGACCTCACGGCCTGGGTCGTGCAGAGCGATTACGAGCGCGTGTTCGCCCAGACCGCGTTCAAGAGCGGTCGCGAGCACGAGGACATGATCACGATCACCGGCCGGACGGCCAACGGCGTGATCGTGAATAACATCGTCAACTGGCTGAGCCCGATGAAGGAGCGCGTCACGGTCGTCACGGGGGAGAAGGGCGCCTTCGTCGCCGACACCTCGACCGGTGACCTCACTTTCTACGCCAACGGCACGATTCCCCTCGAATGGGAGTCCGTGTCCTCCTTCCGCGGGGTCTCCGAAGGAGACGTCACGCGCTACGCGTTCGCCAAGCGCGAGCCGCTGCGCGTCGAGCATGAGGCCTTCCGCGATGCCGTGCTCGGGCAGCAGACCGACGTCGTCACGATGGAGCAGGGATTGCGGACCCTCGCCGTGGTCGAGGCGGCCTTGGAGTCGTCGCGGACCGGTCACGCGCTTCCCCTCCTGGACGCCTGACGCGAGGAGGGGATGAGCGCGCTGGCGGGGCTCAAGAGAGCCGTGACGGGAGCGATCCCCGATCCTGTCGCCGAACGCGTTCTGCCCTGGAGACGCGCCGCGTTCCGATCCGCGGGTGTGACCACCGTCGCGCCGGCGGAGAGGCGGCTGTTCATCGCGCCGGTGAACTCCGCGGGGCAGGGCTACGCCTGGGCACGTGCGGCTGAGCGGCTGCCCGGCGTGAGCGCGGCGAATTTCATGTATCGCGGTGCGGACGACGTCTTCGCATACCCCGCCGACCACTCGGTCCCGACGGCCTATTTCGTCGCGAACAGACGGTGGCAGGCGGCCCAGCGGCGTGCGGTCGCCCGGGGCTTCACCCATGCCGTGGTGGAGTCGGGCAGGCAGGTCCTGGGTGGGGGCTCGACACCGGAGGAGGACATCGCGTGGTTGCGCGACCGCGGACTCCGGGTCGCCCTGCTCTGGCACGGCAGTGACATCCGCCGACCGGATCAGCATGCGCGCAGGGAACCGGACTCCCCGTTCCGCGATGGCAGCTATCCGGAGCAGCCGCGGTTGCAGGCCATCACCGAAGCGAACCATCGGCTGATGCGGACGCTCGGGCTGCCCGTCTTCGTCTCGACGCCCGACTTGCTCACGGACGTGCCCGAGGCGACGTGGCTTCCCGTGGTCGTCGACGCGGACCCGTGGTCGGCTGCGGCTCCCTCCGTGCCGCTGCGCCGGGACCGCCCGGTCGTCGTGCACGCTCCGAGCCGGGCGGGGCTGAAGGGGACGGCGACGATCGCTCCCACGTTGCGCCGATTGCACGGCGAAGGAGTGATCGAGTACCGCGAGGTCACCGGAGTCTCCGCGGCCCGCATGCCGGAGGTCTACGGCGAGGCGGACATCGTCCTCGACCAGTTCTCGCTGGGCATCTACGGCGTCGCGGCCTGCGAGGCTCTCGCGAGCGGACGCGTCGTGGTCAGTCACGTGTCCGACGAGGTGCGCGAGCGCGTGCGCACCCGCACCGGCAGGGAGCTGCCGGTCCTCGAGTCGCGAGCGGCAGATCTGGACCGCGTGCTGCGCGGCATCCTCGCCGACCGGGACCGGGCCGCCACGTTCGCCGCCGCGGGACCCGGGTTCGTGCGAGCCGTGCATTCCGGGCAGCGCGCTGCCGACGCGTTGAGCGGCTTCCTCGGCGAACGTGAAGGCTGACCAGGGGCCCGCATGGAAGACTGGACCGATGCCCGCTGATCGTTACCCGGAGGACTCCGCGTCATGAAGCTCGTTGCGAAGACCTACCGGGAGCTCGTGACCTATCTCCCCGGAGACGCCCGCTCCTACCTGCTGCGCTACGTCGTGGTCTCCTGCCTGCTGAGCATCCTCGACATCGGCGCGATCATGCTCCTGGCCCTCAGCCTGACCCCGATGATCGCCCGGACGACCATCACGCTCCCGATCATCGGTGAGATCGGCGAAGAGGACTACATCTGGCTGATCGGCGGCGTCGCGGTCCTCATCCTCGTGAAGTCGGCTCTCGCGCTGCTCCAGCAGTGGTTCGCCACCCGCCGTTTCGCCGCGTTCGAGCTCGAGATCGGCCGGCAGCTCTTCGACAGCTACATCAAAGCGCCCTGGACCTACCGCCTCGGCCGCAACACGGCCCAGATCGTCCGGATCGCCGACGTCGGCATCGCGAACACCATCAGCGGCTTCCTGCTTCCGATCGTGCAGCTGCCTTCCCTGATCGTGAGCTTCGTGCTGATCCTCGCGATCATCGTCGTCGCCCAGCCGCTGACGGCCCTCATCACGGTCGTCTACCTCGGCGGCATCATGGCTCTGCTGTACTGGGTGGTCTCCGGCCGCTCGGTGCAGGCGGGACGCGTCTCCCGCGACTACTCCTTCAAGGTCGCGACGCTGATGACCGAGATGATGCAGGCGCTCAAGGAGATCACGCTGCGGAACAAGACCGGCGAGGTGGCCGGCATCGTCCAGTACAACCGCTCCTTCAGCACCCGGGCCCGCGCGAACATGAACTTCCTCGGCTCGGTCCCCGGCTTCGTGCTCAACTCCGCCCTCGTGGGCGGCTTCGTGCTCGTCGGCGGCATCGGCTATGCCCTCGGGGGCATGCAGGAGGCACTGGCATCGGTGGCGCTCTTCGCGGTGGCGGGCTTCCGCCTCGTCCCCTCCCTGACCGGTTTCCAGTCGATCGTGACGACGACCACGGCGAACGTCCCGCACGTGCAGGCCGTGATCTTCGACATCCAGGTCTCCGAGAAGTACATCGAGGTCGCGGAGCGGCTGGGGCAGAAGCCGATCGAGGGGGAGCCGCGGATGCTCACCCTGACCGACGTGTCCTTCGGATACCCGAAGCACGAGGACACCCCGGCCGTGCACGACATCAACCTCCGCATCCCGATCGGCAGCTCGCTCGCCCTCGTGGGATCGTCCGGCGCAGGGAAGTCCACGCTGGTCGACATCCTGCTCGGCCTCCTGGTGCCGCAGAAGGGCGAGATCCGTCTGGACGGCCAGGATCTCAACGACGTGCTGGCCGCCTGGCGCGCGCGGGTGGGCTACGTGCCCCAGGACGTCTCCCTCTTCGACGGCACGGTGGCCCAGAACGTGGCTCTGGACTGGGACGACAAGGACATCGACTTCGACCGCGTCCGTGCGTCCCTGGAGCGGGCCCAGCTCTGGGAGACGATCGAGGCGCGCGAGGGCGGCATGCGCGGACGGATCGGAGAGCGCGGTCTCTCGCTCTCCGGTGGCCAGCGCCAGCGCCTCGGCATCGCGCGGGCTCTGTACAGTGACCCTCTCATCCTCGTCCTCGACGAGGCGACCAGCGCGCTCGACACCAAGACCGAGTCGAAGGTCACGGAGGCCATCCGCAGTCTCAAGGGTGAGGTCACGATCGTGTCGGTCGCGCACCGGCTGTCCACCATCCGCGACAGCGACCTCGTCTGCTTCATGCAGGACGGGACCATCGCCGATCAGGGCACGTTCGACGAGCTCGTGGCCCGCGTGCCGAACTTCGCCGAGCAGGCGCAGCTGGCTGGCCTGACGTGAGAACGCCGTTCGTCGACGTCGTCATCGCCTGCCACGACGAGCGGCGACCGATCGAACGCGCCGTCGCGTCGGTCCTCCACGACGAGGACGTACGCGACCTCGTGCGGGTGACGGTCGTGGCCCACGGGCTCGACCCGGCGACCCTGGAGCGACGCCTCGCGCAGCTCGACGGTGACGTCCGGGTGCTGCCGTTCCAGGACGGCATCCGCAGCGCCGCCGGACCGTTCAACCACGGTCTCGCTGCGGTCGAGGCGGAGTACTGCGGGGTGATGGGATCGGACGACTTCCTCGAGCCCGGCACCATGTCGGGCTGGATCGGGTACGTCCGCGCGGAGCGACCGGACGCCGCCATCGCGCAGATCCGGCTGCAGGGGCAGGGCCTCATGCCCAACCCCCTCGTGCGACTCGGACGACGGCGTCGTCTCGATGCCGCCCGCGACCGCCTGTTCTACCGCACCGCGCCCCTCGGTCTGATCCGCACCGCTCGCATGCGCGAACTCGGTCTGCACATGCTCGAAGGCGTCCGCGTGGGCGAGGATTTCGAGTTCGGCATCCGTCTCTGGGCGCAGGGCGGGCGGATCGACCTGCTCCGTGGCGCCGGCACCTACGTCATCGGAGAAGACGCGGCCGAGCGGACGACCCTCGGAACGATGACCGTCTCCGAGCGTCTCGCACCGATCGTGCGCCTTTTCGAGGACGGGGTCTTCGCCGACCTCGCCCCTCGTATCCGCACCGCGCTCGCCGTCAAGCTCATCCGGATCACGGTCGTCGGCAACGCGACCGCGCTCGCAGCCGAACTGGACGACGAGGGCGTCGCCGCCTTCGCCGCCCTGCTCCGCCGCCTCCTCGGGGTGGCTCCGCGCGCCCTGCGGCCCTTCAACCGCCAGGACCGCCGGATCCTCGATGGGCTGCTCGCCGATCCCACGGTGTCGAGACTGCGCAGCGATGTGGCGTCCTCCCGCGGGGCGGGTCGCCGTGACCGCTGGCTGACGCCCGACCTGCTGCACAGCTTCGCGCGAGAGTCCACGCTCCGCCGCTACGTCCTCTATTTCTTCACGCGCGAGCGAAGGAGCACTCGATGACCGCCCGCCCGACCATGCTCATCATGTCGTTCTCGC harbors:
- a CDS encoding glycosyltransferase family 2 protein; this translates as MSSSVPAPSPADPRAWVVIPLYNEASVIGGVIESLKPHFSHIVCVDDGSSDGSAAEAAAAGAHLVQHPVNLGQGAALQTGIAFALAHPECDYIVTFDADGQHRVEDALGMLALARRDDVAIVFGSRFLDDRTNPGWMKKVILKTAVWVTNLTTSLKLTDAHNGLRVIRRDAAAAIELKQDRMAHATEIVLELGRTGLPWKEYPVELLYTDYSKAKGQSVLNSVNILVDLVVR
- a CDS encoding DegT/DnrJ/EryC1/StrS family aminotransferase, whose amino-acid sequence is MSEFIPPAKPLIGDEEREAVDRVLRSGMVAQGPEVAAFEQEFSAHFVPGRPSVAVNSGTAGLHLGLLAAGVGPGDEVIVPSFTFAATGNSVALTGGTPVFVDIEPDTFSLDPEAVAAAITPKTKGILPVHLYGHPARMRELETLAAERGVALYEDAAQAHGASLDGRPVGSFGEFAMFSLYPTKNMTSGEGGMVTTATEEIARQVKLLRNQGMERQYENEIVGFNARMTDIHAAIGRVQLTKVDAWTKTRQENAAFLDANLQGVVVPPVADGAVHVYHQYTIRVPEDRDGFVAALKNEYNVGAGVYYPIPNHRLPSLTHFAPGLDLPETERAAREVASLPVHPSLSQDDLERIVAAVNAVAKAGA
- a CDS encoding glycosyltransferase family 4 protein — its product is MSALAGLKRAVTGAIPDPVAERVLPWRRAAFRSAGVTTVAPAERRLFIAPVNSAGQGYAWARAAERLPGVSAANFMYRGADDVFAYPADHSVPTAYFVANRRWQAAQRRAVARGFTHAVVESGRQVLGGGSTPEEDIAWLRDRGLRVALLWHGSDIRRPDQHARREPDSPFRDGSYPEQPRLQAITEANHRLMRTLGLPVFVSTPDLLTDVPEATWLPVVVDADPWSAAAPSVPLRRDRPVVVHAPSRAGLKGTATIAPTLRRLHGEGVIEYREVTGVSAARMPEVYGEADIVLDQFSLGIYGVAACEALASGRVVVSHVSDEVRERVRTRTGRELPVLESRAADLDRVLRGILADRDRAATFAAAGPGFVRAVHSGQRAADALSGFLGEREG
- a CDS encoding glycosyltransferase; its protein translation is MRTPFVDVVIACHDERRPIERAVASVLHDEDVRDLVRVTVVAHGLDPATLERRLAQLDGDVRVLPFQDGIRSAAGPFNHGLAAVEAEYCGVMGSDDFLEPGTMSGWIGYVRAERPDAAIAQIRLQGQGLMPNPLVRLGRRRRLDAARDRLFYRTAPLGLIRTARMRELGLHMLEGVRVGEDFEFGIRLWAQGGRIDLLRGAGTYVIGEDAAERTTLGTMTVSERLAPIVRLFEDGVFADLAPRIRTALAVKLIRITVVGNATALAAELDDEGVAAFAALLRRLLGVAPRALRPFNRQDRRILDGLLADPTVSRLRSDVASSRGAGRRDRWLTPDLLHSFARESTLRRYVLYFFTRERRSTR
- a CDS encoding acyltransferase, producing MTETSRVRIVDSADVSADAVIGDGSSIWHLAQVREQARLGENCIVGRGAYIGTGVEMGDNCKVQNYALVYEPAKLGDGVFIGPAVVLTNDTYPRAINADGSLKSAHDWEPVGVTIERGASIGARATCVAPVTIGAWATVAAGAVVVKDVPAHALVAGVPARRIGWVGEAGVPLTRADDDHTWVCPATGTRFIETDGTLTKETV
- a CDS encoding ABC transporter ATP-binding protein, which produces MKLVAKTYRELVTYLPGDARSYLLRYVVVSCLLSILDIGAIMLLALSLTPMIARTTITLPIIGEIGEEDYIWLIGGVAVLILVKSALALLQQWFATRRFAAFELEIGRQLFDSYIKAPWTYRLGRNTAQIVRIADVGIANTISGFLLPIVQLPSLIVSFVLILAIIVVAQPLTALITVVYLGGIMALLYWVVSGRSVQAGRVSRDYSFKVATLMTEMMQALKEITLRNKTGEVAGIVQYNRSFSTRARANMNFLGSVPGFVLNSALVGGFVLVGGIGYALGGMQEALASVALFAVAGFRLVPSLTGFQSIVTTTTANVPHVQAVIFDIQVSEKYIEVAERLGQKPIEGEPRMLTLTDVSFGYPKHEDTPAVHDINLRIPIGSSLALVGSSGAGKSTLVDILLGLLVPQKGEIRLDGQDLNDVLAAWRARVGYVPQDVSLFDGTVAQNVALDWDDKDIDFDRVRASLERAQLWETIEAREGGMRGRIGERGLSLSGGQRQRLGIARALYSDPLILVLDEATSALDTKTESKVTEAIRSLKGEVTIVSVAHRLSTIRDSDLVCFMQDGTIADQGTFDELVARVPNFAEQAQLAGLT
- a CDS encoding Gfo/Idh/MocA family protein produces the protein MADLRAGLLGVGMMGRHHARVLRELDGVELVAIADPGGDPHGVAGDLEILPDIDALIGVGIDVAVVAVPTQFHEDAALKLAAAGVHTLVEKPIAHSVEAGQRMVDAFAAAGLVGAVGHIERFNPAVQELRRRIEAGELGAVYQVVTRRQGPFPSRIADVGVAKDLASHDVDLTAWVVQSDYERVFAQTAFKSGREHEDMITITGRTANGVIVNNIVNWLSPMKERVTVVTGEKGAFVADTSTGDLTFYANGTIPLEWESVSSFRGVSEGDVTRYAFAKREPLRVEHEAFRDAVLGQQTDVVTMEQGLRTLAVVEAALESSRTGHALPLLDA
- a CDS encoding DUF6541 family protein; protein product: MSAWLAQVPALLVALAVLVVPGLPVGLCLRGVSAVVRIGVSVAVSLAVVAAASVLAPVLRLDWGPLPVAIVAAVVAVVALGLRVSDRSVVVEDRKHTERTPWVWISLAAAFLGWVLILVLGMRNPSNPSQLYDGLFHLNAVEFIASTGDASPFHMTMATPSQETSFYPTLWHALVSLVVPVSGGVVTATNVTTVAVVALIWPVALATLTSVVFPQRPQAARWAPVLAFGFSVFPLGFLNWGVLYPNLLGTLLVPILIAAVLLTCVADLGWRRRTLRILVALAATAATALGHPSALLGAIALLVPFLLWRAWRVAARGGRRTRVIVGAIVVIGAVALVAVWIEANVTTHEWLPTQTVAQSLGEVAFLSPVDRSTGLLLGPLAAVGIWRVVKDRRWWIVGAYGVSIVLYVIAAWLPVLAVRSFFVGVWYDDTTRVAALLAMWGIPLAALGAAWVADALTTLYRAGRRRLVVGLVVLIAVAAASHLLAVRNDLRYLRDVSFRFDEASQGLSPDEAALFARIDDEVPEDAVVIGDPLTGAGLLFAYTGHDVVFPHVTGNYGSDAALLARQLAQGTPAVCEAAERIGVTYAVDFGDTVLFQNHYTTYDGLHDLADSPILTEVDRVGDAVLYEVTGCD
- a CDS encoding DUF2304 domain-containing protein, translating into MWIQFLLIAAIIVLAVFMMRRTGADSHLAIRRLLMGLFVVVAVLSVLFPQWLSWLASLVGVGRGTDLVLYGLIVMFLAFVYSQYRRNIALQRQLTLLARKIALLEAQENERDASRNP
- a CDS encoding glycosyltransferase family 4 protein gives rise to the protein MSRRRRAVIATRLYTPEVTAASFRMEALAQALADDSDVTVLSTKPPRDTVIADAPGVVVRRAPVLRDRSGAIRGYVPYLSFDVPLFFRLLVRRSDVIVAEAPPTTGFAAAIAALLTRRPLVYYPGDVWTDAVASMDAPGPVVAVMRFVERFVLRRAARSLAVSNEVADRLAAIGGRPERVVTVGNGIDTAVFRPDVVPHEAERPYFVYTGTMSEWQQPDVFIRALALLPDQEVELRFFGQGAVEAELKDLAAQLAPGRVHFGGLVGPATSASWIRGAVGALVSIVPGIGYDFARPTKTYAAAAVGTPVLFTGAETGGDVVRAGGLGEAVGFDPEEVAAAMRRLLDARATGETEHARAGRAAWAVDNASLTTVGARAADVVRGACRGTRSNAK